A window of Mucilaginibacter paludis DSM 18603 contains these coding sequences:
- the traN gene encoding conjugative transposon protein TraN, which yields MEKFITGILIYALLPCLHGMAQQLKNFDSSAVIVPYRLEVTDQKTTVLLFPSAIKSVDRGSRGILAEKVKEAENILKVKAERQGLPESNLSVVTGDGKLYSFTVQVDSNPAYQALDLRQQQSQEQAAVRFKEVQLNEADIRNIAVKVAAQKGFLHNHDKTAKMKMSLKGIYVCKNVLFYQLVIKNKSHMDYPVDFSRFYIRDDKRLKRMAIQEQEVRPIWSNADSTGIIPGGSTRTLVFAFKQFTIADHKNLAVELYEQNGDRHLSVPVSGKEILEARTIQ from the coding sequence ATGGAAAAATTCATCACCGGCATATTGATCTATGCCTTGCTGCCCTGCCTGCACGGCATGGCCCAGCAGCTTAAAAACTTCGACTCGTCTGCCGTTATCGTACCGTACCGCCTGGAGGTTACCGACCAGAAGACAACGGTTCTATTATTCCCTTCGGCCATCAAAAGCGTTGACCGGGGCAGCAGGGGCATCCTTGCAGAAAAGGTAAAAGAAGCCGAAAATATCCTGAAGGTCAAGGCCGAACGCCAGGGCCTTCCCGAAAGCAACCTGAGCGTGGTCACCGGCGACGGCAAGCTGTACAGCTTTACCGTACAGGTGGACAGCAACCCGGCCTACCAGGCGCTTGACCTGCGCCAGCAGCAATCACAGGAGCAAGCGGCGGTTCGTTTTAAGGAGGTACAGCTCAATGAAGCTGACATCAGGAACATCGCGGTAAAAGTGGCCGCTCAAAAAGGGTTCCTGCATAATCATGATAAAACGGCAAAAATGAAAATGAGCCTGAAAGGGATTTATGTGTGCAAAAACGTGCTTTTCTACCAGCTGGTCATAAAGAACAAATCCCACATGGATTATCCCGTTGATTTCAGCCGGTTCTATATCCGCGATGACAAACGGTTGAAAAGGATGGCTATACAGGAACAGGAGGTGCGCCCCATCTGGTCCAATGCGGACAGTACAGGTATCATTCCGGGCGGCAGCACCCGCACACTGGTATTTGCCTTTAAACAGTTCACCATCGCAGACCATAAAAACCTGGCGGTGGAACTCTATGAGCAGAACGGCGACCGGCACCTGTCCGTACCGGTGAGCGGCAAAGAGATCCTCGAAGCCAGGACGATACAATAA
- a CDS encoding DUF6520 family protein, with protein MKKVKISLAVIALTLSFAGAVSTQASGTQQAFLWDGSGYNTPSDPAQVAQQCQGSQVECGVIITDGTAEYYPKDNN; from the coding sequence ATGAAAAAGGTAAAAATTTCACTCGCAGTTATTGCATTGACGCTAAGTTTTGCAGGAGCCGTTAGTACACAGGCATCCGGCACTCAACAGGCATTCCTGTGGGATGGTTCGGGATATAATACGCCAAGCGATCCGGCACAGGTAGCGCAACAATGTCAGGGTTCACAGGTTGAATGCGGCGTTATCATCACTGACGGTACCGCTGAATACTATCCTAAAGACAACAACTAA
- a CDS encoding DUF4134 domain-containing protein: MKKQHQKQKHNLKSRVTALVLLAALYATSAYPQDGNAGINQATTQVKSYFAAGTNLMYAIGAIVGLVGAVKVYNKWNHGEQDTGKVAASWFGSCVFLVIVATVLKSFFGV; encoded by the coding sequence ATGAAAAAACAACATCAAAAACAGAAACACAATTTAAAAAGCAGAGTAACCGCATTAGTCCTTTTAGCGGCATTATATGCCACCAGCGCTTACCCGCAGGACGGGAATGCGGGCATCAACCAGGCAACCACCCAGGTCAAAAGCTACTTCGCCGCAGGCACCAACCTGATGTATGCGATTGGAGCGATCGTCGGCCTCGTGGGGGCGGTGAAAGTCTATAACAAATGGAATCACGGGGAACAGGACACCGGCAAAGTCGCAGCAAGCTGGTTTGGCAGCTGCGTGTTCCTGGTAATAGTGGCAACAGTCCTGAAATCTTTTTTCGGGGTATGA
- a CDS encoding DUF4133 domain-containing protein, which yields MANSIYSINKAINKPIEFQGLKAQYIAYLAVGLVGLLLLFSILYICGTPVLICLVLIGSLGTILFMTVNRLSHKYGQYGLLKKAAKKSVPAYVRFHSYQLFTTLNHKTHGTGN from the coding sequence ATGGCAAACAGTATCTATTCCATCAACAAGGCGATCAATAAACCCATAGAATTTCAGGGGTTGAAAGCGCAGTACATCGCCTACCTCGCGGTTGGCCTGGTCGGGCTGCTGCTGCTCTTTTCCATCCTGTATATCTGCGGCACACCGGTGCTCATCTGCCTGGTTTTGATAGGCTCCCTCGGCACCATCCTGTTTATGACCGTCAACCGCCTGTCCCATAAATACGGGCAATATGGCCTGTTAAAAAAGGCGGCAAAGAAAAGCGTGCCTGCTTATGTCCGCTTTCACTCTTACCAATTATTTACCACACTTAACCACAAAACACATGGCACAGGCAATTGA
- the traJ gene encoding conjugative transposon protein TraJ codes for MKKRTVKVALTAAIATLLPCLSHAQGTAESIHSLQGVLDNLYDQMMPLCKNMIDIGRGIGGFAAMWFIAVRVWRHIAAAEPIDLYPLLRPFAIGFCILVFPSVLALINGVLKPTVTATAAMVGNSNRAIEVMLDGNKQNTVEPGMQPGNSDPDKWYQYTHPDNSSAAPNGNPIAEQFSGWGIKNWIKRGIYEFLNICFEAAALVIDTIRTFKLIVLAILGPLCFGLSLFDGFQHTIKQWLARYVNVYMWLPVANIFGAIISKVQENMSHIQQAGGANNQIVSETNSAYLIFMLIGIVGYFTVPAIAGYIMNVGGHALLSKVSSVAGMATGSAATGAASGAAGTASGIANFGKHFNEGYSGQDGGSGAAGAIGRALGRSGAYMADKLSGKS; via the coding sequence ATGAAAAAACGAACCGTAAAGGTTGCTTTGACAGCAGCCATAGCCACGCTTTTGCCTTGTTTATCCCATGCGCAGGGAACAGCCGAAAGCATCCACAGCCTGCAAGGCGTGCTCGACAACCTCTATGACCAGATGATGCCGCTCTGCAAAAACATGATCGATATCGGCCGGGGTATCGGCGGTTTTGCAGCCATGTGGTTTATTGCCGTGCGTGTCTGGCGGCATATCGCCGCAGCTGAACCCATTGACCTTTATCCCTTGCTGCGCCCGTTCGCCATCGGCTTTTGCATCCTGGTCTTTCCATCGGTGCTGGCGCTAATCAACGGGGTGCTGAAACCCACAGTTACCGCCACCGCCGCCATGGTCGGCAATTCCAACCGGGCGATCGAGGTGATGCTGGACGGCAATAAACAGAACACGGTTGAACCGGGGATGCAGCCTGGAAACTCAGATCCTGACAAGTGGTACCAGTACACCCACCCGGATAACAGTTCCGCCGCCCCCAATGGCAACCCCATTGCAGAACAGTTCTCAGGCTGGGGCATCAAAAACTGGATCAAACGGGGAATATATGAGTTCCTGAACATCTGTTTTGAAGCGGCTGCCCTGGTCATTGATACCATCCGGACATTCAAGCTCATCGTGCTGGCCATTCTCGGCCCCCTTTGTTTTGGGCTAAGCCTGTTCGACGGTTTTCAGCATACCATCAAGCAATGGCTTGCCCGCTATGTCAACGTGTATATGTGGCTGCCGGTAGCCAACATCTTCGGCGCCATCATCAGCAAGGTGCAGGAAAACATGTCCCATATCCAGCAGGCAGGTGGGGCAAACAACCAGATCGTCAGCGAAACCAATTCAGCGTACCTCATATTTATGCTGATCGGCATCGTCGGCTACTTCACCGTTCCGGCCATCGCAGGGTATATCATGAATGTCGGCGGCCATGCGCTGCTCTCCAAGGTGAGTTCGGTGGCCGGTATGGCTACAGGCTCCGCCGCTACCGGGGCCGCGTCCGGCGCTGCCGGTACAGCAAGCGGTATTGCCAACTTCGGTAAACACTTCAATGAAGGCTATTCCGGCCAGGACGGCGGTTCAGGTGCCGCCGGTGCCATAGGCAGGGCGCTGGGCCGAAGCGGCGCTTACATGGCAGACAAACTATCCGGCAAATCTTAA
- a CDS encoding MauE/DoxX family redox-associated membrane protein — translation MNTKLLFEIISPIIVILLLKKLFTWRELISGALACLWVYAAVSKLLDYPTFRVQLAKSPLLTGFSGIIAVVLPVTELVIAALLLIRRFNTSGLYFSLVMLVMFTFYLLFILNFSYYIPCSCGGILQGFSWKGHIIFNIACIAINITGIINHKSTGAAPGNRLTQPI, via the coding sequence ATGAACACAAAATTGCTTTTTGAAATCATTTCGCCCATAATTGTTATCCTGTTACTAAAAAAACTTTTTACCTGGCGGGAACTGATCAGCGGGGCACTTGCCTGCCTGTGGGTCTATGCGGCGGTGTCCAAATTGCTGGATTATCCGACATTCAGGGTGCAGCTGGCAAAATCTCCATTGCTCACCGGGTTTTCCGGGATCATAGCGGTTGTATTGCCAGTCACGGAACTGGTAATAGCAGCCCTCCTGCTTATCAGACGTTTTAACACTTCCGGGCTGTACTTTTCCCTGGTCATGCTGGTGATGTTCACCTTTTACCTCCTTTTTATTTTAAACTTCAGTTACTACATTCCATGCAGTTGCGGTGGGATATTGCAAGGCTTTTCCTGGAAGGGCCATATCATTTTTAACATCGCCTGCATTGCAATAAACATAACGGGGATCATCAATCATAAATCAACGGGCGCAGCACCGGGAAATCGTTTAACACAACCTATTTAA
- a CDS encoding AraC family transcriptional regulator, with amino-acid sequence MMIFKADDSIQQQIRTVSIIPERYKKLLMPSAIITYSEGPFGVMLSQKVQGNFYNIWQHHFFISQKVAFYPDTDVNLFILSYVLKGTVNCKVPGIGKLVIPEGRYHLYRMASKDNQVIFNPGDYHFFHIDFEPECAERMAQSYPRITQLLAKILREPGASGRLKYTARITWEIRNLVWKIIYNKEQEPERNLTEIGRIMDLLVLFIRDFSGIEDLDDQLAIMENNIEKVRMHIENNLQEDLSIDELAHLSGMNSSTLKRNFRRFTGTAIHQFIIDKRMKKAKELITQNIPVHEVAALAGYTSHASFTTAYRSHFGEAPIHSKGNKKQEKG; translated from the coding sequence ATGATGATATTCAAAGCGGACGATTCCATACAACAGCAGATCAGGACTGTCAGTATTATACCTGAGCGTTATAAGAAATTATTAATGCCATCGGCAATCATTACTTACTCAGAGGGGCCATTTGGCGTCATGCTGTCGCAGAAAGTACAAGGTAATTTTTACAATATCTGGCAGCATCATTTCTTTATCTCCCAAAAAGTTGCTTTTTACCCGGACACCGATGTGAACCTGTTTATATTGAGTTATGTCTTAAAGGGCACCGTGAACTGTAAGGTGCCAGGCATCGGCAAACTGGTCATACCCGAAGGGCGGTACCATTTGTATAGAATGGCATCGAAGGACAACCAGGTTATTTTCAACCCTGGGGACTATCATTTTTTTCATATTGATTTTGAGCCTGAATGCGCAGAGCGCATGGCTCAAAGTTATCCGAGGATCACACAACTGCTTGCCAAGATCCTCCGGGAGCCAGGCGCTTCGGGGCGTTTAAAATATACAGCCAGGATCACATGGGAAATCAGGAACCTGGTCTGGAAGATCATCTATAACAAAGAACAGGAACCCGAAAGGAATTTAACAGAGATTGGGCGAATCATGGACCTGCTCGTATTGTTCATCAGGGACTTTTCAGGCATAGAAGACCTTGATGACCAGCTTGCAATTATGGAAAATAATATAGAGAAGGTCAGAATGCATATTGAAAATAATCTGCAAGAGGATTTAAGCATTGATGAACTTGCGCATTTGTCAGGAATGAATAGTTCAACCCTGAAGAGAAATTTCAGAAGATTTACGGGAACTGCCATACATCAATTTATTATCGACAAACGGATGAAAAAAGCTAAGGAATTGATAACGCAAAATATACCTGTTCACGAAGTTGCGGCATTGGCAGGCTATACCAGCCATGCCAGTTTTACGACGGCTTACCGGTCGCATTTTGGAGAAGCGCCTATCCATTCAAAAGGGAATAAGAAGCAGGAAAAGGGGTGA
- a CDS encoding DUF1896 family protein codes for MEPFFPGKSAHRYSDPDHGGSGYRALLSLSPARDFIDPLKQAVMEELLLEKLYRFIVHNNPDLLVTLQGSQKLADYMEQRLQQVKPQLAEIQASGKPAHIIEDKCMDVLTAELRPSRFHYIRAVLEAEFETAYYRYVNNGSLTYQVISLMEECNPVFDDFGFSEENQHHGKLRTAITNTIRFHLQND; via the coding sequence ATGGAGCCTTTTTTTCCTGGCAAGAGCGCTCACAGGTACAGTGATCCTGATCATGGCGGTAGCGGCTACAGGGCTCTGTTATCTCTTAGCCCTGCCCGTGATTTTATTGACCCGCTTAAACAGGCCGTGATGGAAGAACTGCTATTAGAAAAGCTGTACCGCTTTATCGTCCATAACAATCCAGACCTGCTGGTTACGTTACAGGGCAGCCAGAAACTGGCGGACTACATGGAGCAGCGGCTGCAACAGGTAAAACCACAACTGGCTGAAATACAAGCCTCCGGTAAACCGGCCCATATCATAGAGGACAAATGCATGGACGTACTTACCGCTGAACTGCGGCCGTCACGCTTCCATTACATACGGGCAGTGCTCGAAGCCGAATTTGAAACGGCCTACTACAGGTATGTCAACAACGGCTCGCTTACCTACCAGGTCATCAGCCTGATGGAGGAATGTAACCCGGTTTTTGACGACTTCGGTTTCAGCGAGGAAAACCAGCATCACGGGAAACTACGCACGGCCATTACAAACACCATCCGGTTCCACCTTCAAAATGATTGA
- the traM gene encoding conjugative transposon protein TraM, whose amino-acid sequence MQNDIKNKRQLKFLLVLPVLVIPFATLFFWSLGGGANAKAGSNQVATGLNSRLPGAQLKSDSTENKLSFYQQAEKDSAKIKEAIKDDPYYKRYIKDSTVADTVHKSSNRPVGNSLGAGNYHAGLITSSSKGTLGQNEAEINRKLAQLQRQVSQPETATVTAAPQPETATQSQLQAMVQQMNSSKGEDPELKQLSEMLSQIQEIQNPGLARQRLREQSEKNKGLVFAVSPAEAGEGGSLMPGTDTTPANRLLQSNGFFGLQDNNTNSQDNAVPVVIHETQTLTTGATVKMRLLEDLYVGGRLIPKDNFVFGTCSLEGERLTVEVKTIRYQASVYPVSLSVFDQDGLAGLYIPGAITRDAAKQGADQAIQGLDIYSMSPSVGAQAASAGIQAAKGLFSKKAKLVKVTVKAGYGILLVNSNQLSQ is encoded by the coding sequence ATGCAAAATGACATAAAAAATAAACGGCAGCTTAAATTCCTGTTAGTCCTGCCGGTATTGGTGATCCCATTCGCCACGCTGTTCTTCTGGTCGCTCGGCGGCGGCGCTAATGCCAAAGCAGGCAGCAACCAGGTAGCTACGGGACTGAACAGCCGCCTGCCCGGTGCGCAACTGAAATCCGACAGCACCGAAAATAAATTGTCCTTTTACCAGCAGGCGGAAAAGGATTCCGCAAAAATCAAGGAGGCCATCAAGGACGACCCTTACTATAAACGCTATATAAAGGACAGCACCGTAGCGGACACGGTACACAAAAGCAGCAACCGGCCTGTAGGCAACAGCCTGGGTGCAGGTAATTACCACGCAGGACTGATTACAAGCAGCAGCAAGGGGACATTGGGCCAAAATGAAGCGGAGATCAACCGGAAATTGGCACAGCTACAGCGACAGGTCAGCCAGCCGGAGACCGCAACAGTAACCGCTGCGCCACAACCGGAAACAGCCACTCAAAGCCAGTTACAGGCAATGGTACAGCAGATGAACAGCAGCAAGGGGGAAGACCCGGAATTAAAACAGTTGAGCGAGATGCTCAGCCAGATCCAGGAGATCCAGAATCCCGGCCTCGCCCGCCAGCGGCTCAGAGAGCAGTCCGAAAAAAACAAGGGGCTGGTGTTCGCGGTAAGCCCGGCTGAGGCTGGCGAGGGAGGCTCGCTGATGCCCGGTACGGATACCACCCCGGCTAACCGGTTGTTGCAAAGCAATGGATTTTTCGGTTTGCAGGACAATAACACGAACAGTCAGGACAATGCCGTTCCTGTCGTCATCCACGAAACGCAGACCCTCACGACAGGAGCGACCGTTAAGATGCGCCTGCTCGAAGACCTCTACGTTGGCGGCAGGCTCATCCCTAAAGACAATTTTGTCTTTGGCACATGCAGCCTTGAAGGAGAGCGGTTAACCGTTGAAGTAAAAACCATCCGATACCAGGCGTCCGTTTACCCGGTATCGCTGTCTGTTTTCGACCAGGACGGACTGGCAGGATTATATATCCCAGGTGCGATCACCCGCGACGCGGCCAAACAGGGGGCAGACCAGGCCATTCAGGGGCTGGACATTTATTCCATGTCCCCATCGGTCGGCGCACAGGCGGCCAGCGCCGGGATACAGGCCGCCAAGGGATTGTTCAGCAAAAAGGCGAAGCTGGTCAAGGTAACCGTCAAAGCGGGCTATGGCATTTTACTGGTCAACAGCAATCAACTCAGCCAATAA
- the traK gene encoding conjugative transposon protein TraK has protein sequence MFQQLKNIDTAFKHIKTFSLVLIVACTAICGFTVYKSYEFVRNAQQHIYILASGKALEAFSADRTANIPVEARDHIRMFHQYFFTLDPDDKVIQSNITRALYLADNSAERAYSNLKEQGYYSDLISANISQQVSIDSVQVDISQYPYAFHCYGKEKLIRSTSIVTRSLITEGYLRSVQRSDNNPHGFLIEKWNILENRDLKTENR, from the coding sequence ATGTTTCAGCAGCTAAAAAATATCGATACCGCATTCAAACATATCAAAACATTCAGTTTGGTATTGATTGTAGCCTGCACCGCGATCTGCGGCTTCACGGTCTACAAAAGTTATGAGTTTGTGCGAAACGCACAGCAGCATATTTATATCCTGGCCAGCGGCAAAGCGCTGGAAGCGTTCAGCGCAGACCGGACGGCTAACATCCCGGTGGAAGCCCGCGACCATATCAGGATGTTCCACCAGTATTTTTTTACCCTCGACCCGGACGATAAGGTCATTCAGTCCAATATCACCAGGGCTTTATACCTCGCCGATAATTCAGCGGAAAGGGCTTACAGCAACCTCAAAGAACAGGGCTATTATTCCGATCTCATTTCGGCCAATATCAGCCAGCAGGTGAGTATTGACAGCGTACAGGTGGATATCAGCCAGTACCCCTATGCCTTTCATTGTTACGGTAAGGAAAAACTCATCCGTTCTACATCCATCGTAACCCGCAGCCTGATCACCGAAGGTTACCTGCGCAGCGTGCAGCGTTCCGATAACAACCCGCACGGCTTTTTGATCGAAAAATGGAACATCCTTGAAAACCGGGATTTAAAAACGGAGAACCGGTAA
- a CDS encoding TraG family conjugative transposon ATPase → MAQAIDIERVLPIYRIENDCLLSVQGDITVAYEVTLPEIFSLSNEEYEAFHQAWIKAIKILPKHSIFHKQDWFISDKVAADFEKEDISFLSRASERFFNERPFLNHRCYILLTKKPAGRKPASSLFSNLLRRSIAPEITVNPTLFQEFLDSAGQFERILSDSGFVKLNRLNNDALAGITGKPGLLAQYLFLQSPSETPTIRDIHFKDGLKIGENTCQLYTLSDAEDLPALCGSRINYDKYCTDKTKFSVGFASTLGQLLSCNHIYNQYLFIDDTAKTLKLLESKRRRLQSLSAYSRENAIARDATAEFLNEAIAAQRLPVKAHFNVLAWTNNPAELKDLRNQVASAMVQMDASPKQETDGAPQIFWAGLPGNEADFPLNDTFDTFAEQAACFLNLETGYRSSISPIGIRLGDRLTGRPVNVDISDEPMKKGLITNRNKFILGPSGSGKSFFTNHMVRSYYEQGTHIVLVDVGHSYRGLCDLVKGYYFTYDEKNPIRFNPFYIGKGDVLDTEKKESIKTMLLALWKKDDETFGRSEYVALSNALQGYFEKLDKDNSLFPCFNTFYEYLQNEFSAILKADMVKDKDFDIGNFLYVLRPYYKGGEFDYLLNATENLDLLTERFIVFELDNIKDHPILFPVVTIIIMEVFISKMRKLKGIRKMILIEEAWKAIAKEGMAEYIKYLFKTVRKFFGEAIVVTQDVEDIISSPVVKQAIINNSDCKILLDQSKYQNKFDQVQELLGLTDKEKAQVLSMNKANDPARKYKEVFISLGGMLSKVYATEVSPEEYYAYTTEESEKVKVQQYAAKFGGDMRKGIAALVQDLQHQ, encoded by the coding sequence ATGGCACAGGCAATTGACATCGAACGGGTATTACCTATCTATAGAATAGAAAATGACTGCCTGCTTTCCGTGCAGGGGGATATTACCGTGGCCTATGAAGTTACCCTGCCGGAGATTTTCAGCCTCTCCAACGAGGAATACGAGGCATTCCACCAGGCATGGATCAAGGCCATTAAAATCCTGCCCAAACACAGCATCTTCCACAAACAGGACTGGTTTATTTCCGATAAAGTGGCGGCCGATTTTGAAAAGGAGGATATTTCCTTTCTTAGCCGCGCCAGCGAACGTTTTTTTAACGAGCGCCCTTTCTTGAACCACCGCTGTTATATCCTGCTCACCAAAAAACCGGCAGGCCGTAAACCGGCAAGTTCCTTATTTTCCAACCTGCTCAGAAGGTCAATTGCGCCGGAAATCACGGTCAATCCAACCCTGTTCCAGGAGTTTTTAGACAGCGCCGGGCAGTTTGAGCGGATTTTATCCGACAGCGGTTTTGTGAAACTAAATCGCTTAAACAATGATGCCCTTGCCGGAATAACCGGTAAGCCGGGCCTGTTGGCGCAGTACCTGTTCCTGCAATCGCCCAGCGAAACGCCAACCATCCGGGACATCCATTTTAAGGATGGTCTGAAGATCGGGGAGAACACCTGCCAGCTCTATACTTTATCGGATGCCGAAGACCTGCCCGCCCTGTGCGGCAGCCGGATCAATTACGATAAATATTGCACGGACAAAACAAAATTCAGCGTCGGCTTCGCATCCACTTTAGGGCAGCTCTTATCGTGTAACCATATCTATAACCAGTACCTATTTATAGACGATACCGCCAAAACCCTAAAGCTGCTGGAAAGCAAACGGCGCAGGCTGCAATCGCTTTCCGCCTATTCGAGGGAAAATGCCATCGCAAGGGATGCCACCGCAGAATTTCTGAACGAAGCCATTGCCGCGCAAAGGCTCCCGGTCAAAGCGCACTTTAACGTACTGGCCTGGACGAATAACCCCGCTGAACTAAAAGACCTGCGCAACCAGGTGGCCTCCGCAATGGTGCAGATGGATGCCAGTCCCAAGCAGGAAACAGACGGTGCACCGCAGATCTTCTGGGCGGGCCTGCCCGGCAATGAAGCCGACTTTCCCCTCAATGATACCTTCGACACGTTTGCAGAGCAGGCCGCCTGCTTTTTAAACCTGGAAACCGGTTACCGCAGCTCCATAAGCCCTATTGGCATCCGCTTGGGCGACCGCCTCACCGGCAGGCCGGTCAACGTGGACATCTCCGATGAACCCATGAAAAAGGGGCTCATTACCAACCGTAATAAATTCATCCTCGGGCCTTCAGGCTCAGGTAAGTCTTTCTTTACCAATCACATGGTCCGCAGCTACTATGAACAGGGCACCCATATTGTCCTCGTGGATGTAGGCCATTCCTACCGCGGGCTGTGTGATTTGGTAAAAGGTTATTATTTCACCTATGATGAAAAGAATCCCATCCGCTTTAATCCCTTTTATATCGGTAAGGGTGATGTACTGGATACCGAGAAGAAAGAAAGCATCAAGACTATGCTGCTTGCCTTATGGAAAAAAGATGATGAAACCTTTGGCAGGTCGGAGTATGTCGCTTTGTCCAATGCCTTGCAGGGGTATTTTGAAAAGCTGGATAAGGACAATTCCCTGTTCCCATGTTTCAATACCTTTTATGAATACCTGCAAAACGAGTTTTCCGCCATCCTGAAAGCCGATATGGTCAAGGACAAGGATTTTGACATCGGCAATTTCCTCTACGTTTTGCGGCCTTATTATAAAGGCGGCGAGTTTGACTACCTGCTCAACGCCACCGAAAACCTGGATTTGCTCACCGAACGCTTTATTGTTTTCGAGCTGGACAATATCAAAGACCATCCCATTTTGTTCCCGGTGGTGACCATCATTATTATGGAGGTGTTTATCAGCAAAATGCGCAAACTTAAAGGCATCCGCAAGATGATCCTCATTGAGGAGGCATGGAAGGCAATTGCCAAGGAAGGGATGGCCGAATACATTAAATACCTGTTTAAAACGGTCCGGAAATTCTTCGGCGAAGCCATTGTCGTTACCCAGGACGTGGAAGATATTATTTCCTCCCCCGTGGTCAAACAGGCCATCATCAACAATTCGGACTGCAAAATACTGCTGGACCAATCGAAGTACCAGAACAAGTTTGACCAGGTACAGGAACTCTTAGGGCTGACGGACAAGGAAAAAGCACAGGTGCTATCGATGAATAAAGCCAACGATCCGGCCCGGAAGTATAAAGAGGTTTTTATCTCGCTGGGCGGCATGTTATCCAAGGTCTATGCCACGGAAGTATCACCGGAAGAATATTACGCCTACACCACTGAAGAATCGGAAAAGGTCAAAGTACAGCAGTATGCCGCAAAATTCGGCGGCGATATGCGCAAGGGGATCGCGGCCTTAGTACAGGACCTGCAACATCAATGA
- a CDS encoding RteC domain-containing protein, with the protein MEFVIALYQQLDQQLVRIETESHDVLEWSKQSYYAVEAAMQKLKEYIIAHDFKDAAEEIQFFKELKPKFYSRLIYYLRLFEIEANKPDGSLRARKKYLKKQLAKIKRYSVENNTFYKYYRSGATHMDEAYFTRARFDLLIGLDITYFDCDRHFCTSHDLKVSVMMANEHLVPYLEKCLQKLCDQASNVQMNPAEDLKLHWAETKTAFVELMYSLQSTGAFYNAKTKAKADIKDIARFFEIALNMELGNYYRLYYDITLRKKEPAPFLDKMKQEFLRRLDDPN; encoded by the coding sequence ATGGAATTTGTGATAGCATTATACCAGCAATTGGACCAGCAACTGGTCCGGATCGAAACGGAAAGCCATGATGTATTGGAATGGTCAAAACAGTCCTACTATGCCGTAGAGGCAGCCATGCAAAAATTAAAGGAATATATTATTGCCCATGACTTTAAAGATGCTGCCGAGGAGATCCAGTTCTTTAAGGAGTTGAAGCCAAAGTTTTATTCGAGGCTGATTTATTACCTCCGTTTGTTCGAGATCGAGGCCAACAAGCCTGACGGCTCTTTAAGGGCCAGGAAGAAATACCTGAAAAAACAATTGGCTAAAATCAAAAGGTACTCCGTGGAAAACAACACGTTTTACAAATATTACCGCTCGGGGGCTACCCACATGGATGAAGCCTATTTCACCAGGGCGAGATTTGACCTGCTGATCGGGCTGGATATTACCTACTTTGATTGCGACAGGCATTTCTGTACCAGCCACGACCTCAAAGTATCGGTCATGATGGCCAACGAGCATCTGGTGCCCTACCTGGAAAAATGTCTGCAAAAGCTTTGCGATCAGGCATCCAATGTACAAATGAACCCAGCGGAAGACCTGAAATTGCATTGGGCGGAAACCAAAACGGCTTTTGTGGAACTCATGTACAGCCTGCAAAGTACCGGGGCGTTCTACAATGCCAAAACGAAGGCCAAGGCGGACATCAAGGACATCGCCCGTTTTTTCGAGATCGCCCTGAATATGGAACTGGGTAATTATTACCGGCTGTACTATGATATTACCCTGCGCAAAAAAGAGCCCGCGCCATTCCTTGATAAAATGAAACAGGAATTTTTACGAAGATTGGACGACCCTAATTAA